In a genomic window of Arachnia rubra:
- a CDS encoding FecCD family ABC transporter permease, which produces MTVAGTQARPGAESIQRSAGRRLLWLAVLALFLLVVVVASVIFGVRAVTLDDALAALTGQATTAEQAAAVARLPRTVLGLLAGASLAIAGGTMQAVTRNPLADPGIFGVLSGASLAVVIGLAFFDISHPYATLLFAVIGAGTAAAFVYAVGSLGRGGATPLKLALAGAATSAACSSLVSAILLPRIRVMDSFRFWQIGGIGGATWDRVGLVAPFLLAGALICLLSARGLNSLALGDDVATGLGENVMRTRLVASVGAVILCGVTTAVCGPIAFVGLVVPHVCRLLVGTDHRWMLPFAGLAGACLLLGADTLGRVVTPNSEIDVGIITPFIGAPFFIWIVRRQKVREL; this is translated from the coding sequence GTGACCGTTGCCGGCACCCAGGCCCGGCCGGGCGCTGAGAGTATCCAGCGCTCGGCCGGGCGTCGTCTGCTCTGGCTGGCGGTCCTGGCGTTGTTCCTGCTGGTGGTCGTGGTGGCCTCCGTGATCTTCGGGGTGCGGGCCGTCACCTTGGACGACGCCCTCGCCGCGCTGACCGGCCAGGCCACGACCGCTGAGCAGGCCGCGGCTGTCGCCCGGCTGCCCCGCACCGTGCTGGGGCTGCTCGCCGGGGCGTCGCTGGCGATCGCGGGCGGCACCATGCAGGCCGTCACCCGCAACCCGCTAGCCGATCCCGGTATCTTCGGCGTGCTGTCGGGGGCGTCGCTAGCGGTGGTGATCGGCTTGGCCTTCTTCGACATCTCCCATCCCTACGCGACGCTGCTATTCGCGGTGATCGGGGCGGGGACGGCTGCTGCGTTCGTCTATGCCGTCGGGTCGCTGGGACGTGGCGGGGCCACTCCGCTGAAACTGGCCCTGGCCGGGGCCGCGACCTCCGCTGCCTGCTCGTCGCTGGTCTCCGCGATCCTGCTGCCCCGGATCCGTGTGATGGACTCTTTCCGGTTCTGGCAGATCGGTGGGATCGGCGGCGCCACCTGGGACCGGGTGGGCCTGGTGGCCCCATTCCTGCTGGCTGGCGCCCTGATCTGCCTGCTGTCGGCGCGCGGCCTGAACTCCCTGGCCCTCGGTGACGACGTCGCCACCGGTCTGGGTGAGAACGTGATGCGCACCCGGCTGGTCGCGTCAGTCGGGGCGGTGATCCTGTGCGGTGTGACGACGGCGGTCTGCGGGCCGATCGCGTTCGTCGGCCTGGTCGTGCCGCACGTCTGCCGGCTGCTCGTCGGCACCGACCATCGCTGGATGCTGCCGTTCGCCGGCCTGGCGGGCGCGTGCCTGCTGCTCGGAGCCGACACCCTGGGCCGTGTCGTCACCCCCAACTCCGAGATCGACGTCGGCATCATCACCCCGTTCATCGGGGCCCCGTTCTTCATCTGGATCGTCCGACGCCAGAAGGTGCGTGAACTGTGA
- a CDS encoding iron chelate uptake ABC transporter family permease subunit, whose translation MTAVASPDVRALRAARLRRTRGQVLVVGILVLLVAGLWAASLMVGETFYGPSEVWRVIIGERVPGATFTVGTLRLPRATLAVLAGLAFGAAGVTFQTLLRNQLASPDVIGISSGASAAGVVGIVILGLNETTVSLLALAAAIGTAVVIYALSYKGGFAGTRLILIGIGISSMLGAVVTYTLAQASAWDLQVATRWLTGSLNSAGWPRVVPLAVACLVVLPLMWLNSSKLAAMRFGDDTASGLGVRVFSVRVWTIIAAVTLVAVATASCGPVAFVAFMSGPIAARISRSAASLVLPASLVGAILVLASDLIGQFAFGTRYPRRHHHRCARRPLPRLPPHPLQPAAPELTPGDPVTSNRSLTAVELGLAYGDRTVIDSLDLTVRPGAITSIVGANGCGKSTLLRSLARLLQPKRGQVLLDGKSLHEQPTKEIAKVLGLLPQSPTAPEGIVVADLVGRGRHPHQGMLGRWSPRDYEVVAESLAATDTTELADRPVDELSGGQRQRVWIAMALAQETDILLLDEPTTYLDVANQLEVLDLLIDLNARKGTTVVMVLHDLGLAARYSDELIAMRSGAILAQGSPRDVVTEETVREVFGIASKVVPDPVSGAPLVMPIGRHRVHVSDE comes from the coding sequence GTGACCGCTGTTGCCTCCCCCGACGTCCGGGCGTTGCGTGCCGCGCGGCTGCGGCGCACCCGCGGCCAGGTCCTGGTGGTCGGCATCCTCGTGCTGCTGGTGGCCGGTCTGTGGGCCGCCTCCCTGATGGTCGGCGAGACCTTCTACGGCCCGTCGGAGGTGTGGCGGGTGATCATCGGTGAGCGAGTGCCGGGCGCCACCTTTACCGTCGGCACGCTGCGGCTGCCTCGCGCCACCCTAGCCGTGCTGGCGGGGCTGGCCTTCGGGGCGGCGGGCGTCACCTTCCAGACCCTGCTGCGCAACCAGCTGGCCTCTCCCGACGTTATCGGCATCTCCTCCGGTGCCAGCGCCGCCGGGGTGGTCGGCATCGTGATCCTGGGACTCAACGAGACCACCGTCTCCCTGCTGGCGCTGGCCGCCGCGATCGGCACCGCCGTCGTGATCTACGCCCTCAGCTACAAGGGCGGTTTCGCGGGCACCCGGCTGATTCTGATCGGCATCGGCATCTCATCGATGCTGGGAGCCGTCGTCACCTACACCCTCGCGCAGGCGTCGGCGTGGGACCTCCAGGTCGCCACCCGCTGGCTGACGGGGTCGCTGAACAGCGCGGGCTGGCCGCGGGTGGTGCCGCTGGCGGTGGCCTGCCTGGTGGTGTTGCCGCTGATGTGGCTGAACTCCAGCAAGCTGGCGGCGATGCGGTTCGGCGACGACACTGCCTCCGGACTGGGCGTGAGGGTGTTCTCCGTCAGGGTGTGGACCATCATCGCGGCCGTCACGCTGGTGGCCGTTGCGACGGCGTCCTGCGGGCCGGTCGCGTTCGTGGCGTTCATGTCGGGGCCGATCGCGGCGCGGATCAGCCGGTCCGCCGCGTCCCTGGTGCTGCCTGCCTCTCTAGTGGGCGCGATCCTGGTGCTGGCCTCCGACCTGATCGGGCAGTTCGCCTTCGGCACCCGCTACCCCCGTCGGCATCATCACCGGTGCGCTCGGCGCCCCCTTCCTCGTCTACCTCCTCATCCGCTCCAACCGGCAGCGCCGGAACTGACCCCCGGAGACCCCGTGACCTCGAATCGTTCCCTGACCGCCGTCGAGCTCGGGCTCGCCTACGGCGACCGCACCGTCATCGACAGCCTCGACCTGACCGTCAGGCCCGGGGCCATCACCTCTATCGTTGGTGCCAACGGCTGCGGCAAGTCGACGCTGCTGCGTTCCCTGGCGCGGCTGCTGCAGCCCAAACGCGGGCAGGTGCTACTCGACGGCAAGTCCCTCCACGAGCAGCCGACCAAGGAGATCGCGAAGGTGCTGGGGCTGCTGCCGCAGTCGCCGACGGCACCGGAGGGCATCGTCGTCGCCGACCTCGTCGGCCGGGGCCGGCACCCCCACCAGGGGATGCTCGGGCGGTGGAGTCCCCGCGACTATGAGGTGGTCGCCGAGTCGCTGGCCGCCACCGACACCACCGAGCTTGCCGACCGTCCCGTCGACGAGTTGTCGGGCGGCCAGCGGCAGCGCGTGTGGATCGCGATGGCGCTCGCCCAGGAGACCGACATCCTGCTGCTCGACGAGCCAACCACCTACCTCGATGTCGCGAACCAGCTGGAGGTGCTGGACCTGCTGATCGACCTCAATGCCCGCAAGGGCACCACTGTTGTGATGGTGCTGCACGATCTCGGGCTGGCGGCCCGCTACTCCGACGAGCTCATCGCGATGCGCTCCGGGGCGATCCTGGCGCAGGGATCGCCGCGGGACGTGGTGACGGAGGAGACGGTGCGTGAGGTGTTCGGGATCGCGTCGAAGGTGGTGCCGGATCCCGTCTCCGGTGCGCCCCTGGTGATGCCGATCGGCCGGCACCGGGTGCACGTGAGCGATGAGTGA
- a CDS encoding Na+/H+ antiporter — MLEVLIALSLAILIGNIIAHKTRLTPAIVLIVLGLVLGLIPAHQLHEVQELGLPPHVILEIFLPIMLFWEARNTSWREIRKFMRGITLSGTLLVIFTAAVIAWSLNFFFGTDWGVALIIGAALAPTDATAVATLNGKLPKSSITILKAESLINDGTTLVIFALALQVANGHQLSLGPTTGMFFYSFAVGIFVGLAVGWAGNKIRAYLTNPMYFTVFMVTTPFIAFLISEQLEIAEGFKGSGVVAVVVAAIYLTYNGPDTITAQNRFYGLPIWAFISFVLNGALFVLVGVQLPEVWRAMDEVAQHNHYSAMTGVMVVLVAWVTSVAAWFVFLNVTVGIIRALDRSEKQRRLRGTFRGRVVSTFAGLRGGISLAVALSVPVGVEGREFIIFVVAAVVILSMVVQGLALPAVIRWAKIPADDSEEREITDASRLAWNETYRNLDELAEQAQVSPEALEGVRKECEHRIRLYNDHHDTYKEISSMEARPDGSHTATQLEQENILRLAFLDNQRQVLKRLRNEGKIDMNVLHVIQERLDIEEVRVLGPVELE, encoded by the coding sequence TTGTTAGAAGTCCTCATCGCCCTCTCCCTGGCGATCCTCATCGGCAACATCATTGCCCACAAGACACGCCTCACCCCCGCCATCGTTCTCATCGTCTTAGGGCTGGTGCTGGGTCTCATCCCCGCCCACCAGCTGCACGAGGTGCAAGAACTCGGCCTGCCCCCGCACGTCATCCTCGAAATCTTCCTGCCCATCATGCTCTTCTGGGAGGCGCGCAACACCTCCTGGCGAGAGATTCGTAAATTCATGCGCGGCATCACCCTCAGCGGCACGCTGCTGGTCATTTTCACCGCCGCCGTGATCGCCTGGTCGCTGAATTTCTTCTTCGGCACCGACTGGGGGGTGGCCCTCATCATTGGCGCCGCCCTAGCCCCCACAGACGCCACCGCCGTGGCCACCCTCAATGGCAAGCTACCCAAGTCGTCCATCACCATTCTGAAGGCCGAATCGCTTATTAATGACGGCACCACCCTGGTGATTTTTGCGCTCGCCCTCCAGGTAGCTAACGGGCACCAGCTCAGTCTTGGGCCCACCACCGGCATGTTCTTCTACTCGTTCGCGGTGGGCATCTTCGTGGGCCTGGCTGTGGGCTGGGCGGGCAATAAAATCCGCGCCTACCTCACTAACCCCATGTATTTCACCGTGTTCATGGTGACCACACCGTTTATCGCCTTCCTCATCTCTGAGCAGCTGGAGATCGCCGAGGGGTTCAAGGGCTCCGGGGTGGTGGCCGTGGTGGTGGCGGCCATCTACCTCACCTACAACGGCCCGGACACGATCACCGCGCAGAACCGCTTCTACGGTCTGCCGATTTGGGCGTTCATCTCCTTCGTACTCAATGGCGCGCTGTTCGTGCTGGTGGGAGTACAGCTGCCCGAGGTGTGGCGCGCCATGGACGAGGTGGCCCAGCACAACCACTACTCCGCGATGACTGGCGTGATGGTGGTGCTCGTTGCGTGGGTGACGAGCGTCGCTGCCTGGTTCGTGTTCCTTAACGTGACCGTGGGGATTATTCGCGCCCTGGACCGCAGCGAGAAGCAGCGGCGGCTGCGCGGCACGTTCCGCGGGCGCGTGGTGAGCACCTTCGCGGGCCTGCGCGGGGGCATCTCCCTGGCGGTGGCGCTGTCGGTACCCGTCGGCGTGGAGGGTCGCGAGTTCATCATCTTTGTGGTGGCCGCGGTGGTCATCCTCTCCATGGTGGTGCAGGGCCTCGCGCTGCCGGCGGTGATCCGGTGGGCAAAAATCCCCGCCGACGACTCCGAGGAGCGCGAGATCACGGATGCTTCGCGCCTGGCCTGGAACGAGACCTACAGGAACCTGGACGAGCTGGCCGAGCAGGCGCAGGTATCCCCCGAGGCGCTGGAGGGTGTGCGCAAAGAGTGCGAGCACCGCATCCGCCTGTATAACGACCACCACGACACCTACAAGGAGATCTCCAGCATGGAGGCCCGCCCGGACGGCTCCCACACCGCCACCCAGCTGGAGCAGGAGAATATTCTGCGCCTGGCGTTTCTTGATAACCAGCGGCAGGTACTCAAGCGCCTGCGCAATGAGGGCAAGATCGACATGAACGTGCTGCATGTGATTCAGGAGCGCCTGGACATTGAGGAGGTGCGCGTCCTCGGCCCGGTTGAGCTGGAATAG
- a CDS encoding DoxX family protein, whose translation MIITADPWWPAVILAAALLTDAVLMIRPPKFIRECLDGVNFPREWAWTLIVIKFLGTAGLIAGIWLPGVAFATSVAVVVYFLCGVAAHFKANNARGQAFGTCLFMLALGIFTLVSLFIL comes from the coding sequence ATGATCATCACAGCCGACCCCTGGTGGCCCGCCGTCATCCTGGCTGCAGCGCTGCTGACCGACGCCGTTCTCATGATCCGGCCGCCAAAGTTCATCCGCGAGTGCCTGGACGGCGTCAACTTCCCCAGGGAATGGGCCTGGACGCTGATCGTCATCAAATTCCTCGGCACCGCGGGCCTGATCGCCGGTATCTGGCTGCCGGGGGTGGCATTCGCAACGAGCGTCGCGGTGGTGGTGTATTTCCTCTGCGGCGTTGCTGCGCATTTCAAAGCCAACAACGCCCGGGGCCAGGCCTTCGGAACCTGCCTGTTCATGCTCGCACTGGGTATCTTCACCCTGGTGTCATTGTTCATCCTGTAA
- a CDS encoding iron-siderophore ABC transporter substrate-binding protein: MLSRRTFVAALAASATAGLAACANNSTTQASDSPSAGSSSSGATEAFPITIKHALGETVIDKKPERIATLGWANHEVPLALGVVPVGMSKANWGDEDGDGLLPWVKEKLDALGGQAPVLFDDNDGVPFEAVSNTKPDVILASYSGITEEDYKTLSDIAPVVAYPEGPWITTMDQMIELNSQAMGMSAQGKTLIEDLKKQVAAAMDQHAGLKGKKVLFSFLNADDLSKVGFYTTHDPRAGFLINAGMAAPQVVADESAKSKAFWVDMSAEKPELFNDVDILLTYGPADPAPLREAMKANPLVSRIPAVAEDRVVFLGQDALSASANPSPLSIPWGVDKYIAKLAEGLK; the protein is encoded by the coding sequence GTGCTTTCCAGAAGGACATTCGTCGCAGCGCTTGCCGCGTCTGCCACCGCGGGCCTTGCCGCCTGCGCCAATAACTCGACGACGCAGGCCAGCGACAGCCCCAGCGCGGGTTCCAGCTCGTCTGGAGCCACTGAGGCCTTCCCCATCACCATCAAGCACGCTCTCGGTGAGACCGTCATCGATAAGAAACCCGAACGCATAGCCACCCTCGGCTGGGCTAATCACGAGGTGCCGCTGGCCCTCGGTGTGGTGCCCGTCGGCATGAGCAAGGCCAACTGGGGCGATGAGGACGGCGATGGCCTCCTGCCCTGGGTCAAGGAGAAGCTCGACGCCCTGGGAGGCCAGGCCCCGGTGTTGTTCGACGACAACGACGGAGTCCCCTTCGAGGCGGTCTCCAACACCAAACCCGACGTTATCCTCGCCTCTTATTCCGGCATCACCGAGGAGGACTACAAGACGCTCAGCGACATAGCCCCTGTCGTCGCCTACCCGGAGGGGCCGTGGATCACCACTATGGATCAGATGATCGAGCTGAACTCCCAGGCCATGGGGATGTCCGCGCAGGGCAAGACGCTGATCGAGGATCTCAAGAAGCAGGTTGCCGCGGCGATGGACCAGCATGCCGGCCTCAAGGGCAAGAAGGTGCTGTTCAGCTTCCTCAACGCCGACGATCTGTCGAAGGTCGGCTTCTACACCACCCACGACCCGCGTGCCGGGTTCCTGATCAACGCCGGCATGGCCGCGCCGCAGGTGGTGGCTGACGAGTCTGCCAAGTCGAAGGCCTTCTGGGTGGACATGTCCGCCGAGAAGCCGGAGCTGTTCAACGACGTCGACATCCTGCTCACCTATGGTCCTGCCGATCCAGCGCCACTACGGGAGGCCATGAAGGCGAATCCGCTGGTCTCCCGCATCCCGGCCGTCGCCGAGGACCGGGTGGTTTTCCTGGGACAGGACGCCCTGTCGGCTTCCGCAAACCCGTCTCCGCTGTCCATCCCGTGGGGCGTCGACAAGTACATTGCGAAGCTGGCTGAAGGTCTCAAGTGA
- a CDS encoding FitA-like ribbon-helix-helix domain-containing protein produces the protein MSTVTIRGLSDETHENLRQLAASNNRSMEAEAREALDQYCGVPGVSWAVVNSQVTPSPRFAGLIRVCWPHSTGKRE, from the coding sequence ATGTCTACGGTCACCATCCGCGGGCTCAGTGACGAAACACATGAGAACCTGAGGCAACTGGCAGCCTCAAACAACCGCTCTATGGAGGCCGAGGCCCGAGAAGCCCTCGATCAGTACTGTGGAGTGCCCGGCGTTTCGTGGGCAGTGGTGAACAGCCAGGTAACTCCAAGCCCCCGGTTTGCTGGCCTTATTCGCGTCTGCTGGCCTCACAGCACAGGCAAACGTGAATAA
- a CDS encoding siderophore-interacting protein has product MSDWLTVAVEVVEAQRLTPHFARIRFRAPAHVGGAGPAYDQRIRVGIPSPGCDPWVADGDDWYSEWLASPEAERGQLRTYSVRDIDRRDDETLITVDFVLHFSPGCPGVASEWAEAAQPGDRASMILPRRGLAGAGIEFAPGPATVIVLAGDETAAPAIARILEDLPRDSQGYALIEIPAAADELPIDAPSGFEVRWLARDDREHGDRLVEELLDVVSQGRTHAGVGDLPAYDEGELVWETPTFSALGEDLDEPREQVGETFYWVAGECRVVAGLRRRLVREFGVARKQIAFMGYWKR; this is encoded by the coding sequence ATGAGTGACTGGCTGACGGTCGCCGTCGAGGTGGTGGAGGCGCAGCGCCTTACCCCGCATTTCGCGCGCATCCGGTTCCGGGCACCCGCCCACGTCGGCGGGGCCGGGCCCGCCTACGACCAGCGCATCCGCGTCGGGATCCCGTCGCCCGGCTGCGACCCCTGGGTGGCCGACGGCGACGACTGGTACAGCGAATGGCTTGCCTCACCCGAGGCGGAGCGGGGGCAGCTGCGCACCTACTCGGTCCGGGACATCGACCGCCGCGACGACGAGACCCTCATCACCGTCGACTTCGTGCTGCACTTCTCGCCCGGCTGCCCCGGGGTGGCGTCAGAGTGGGCCGAGGCTGCTCAGCCCGGCGACCGGGCGTCGATGATCCTGCCGCGCCGTGGGCTGGCCGGGGCGGGGATCGAGTTCGCGCCCGGACCGGCGACGGTCATCGTCCTGGCGGGCGACGAGACGGCTGCCCCCGCGATCGCCCGGATCCTGGAGGATCTACCCCGCGACTCCCAGGGCTACGCGCTGATCGAGATCCCGGCCGCTGCCGACGAGCTGCCCATCGACGCGCCCTCGGGCTTCGAGGTGCGGTGGCTGGCCCGCGACGACCGGGAGCACGGCGACCGGCTGGTCGAGGAGCTCCTGGATGTGGTGTCGCAGGGACGCACGCATGCTGGCGTCGGGGACCTGCCCGCCTACGACGAGGGCGAGCTGGTGTGGGAGACCCCGACCTTCTCCGCACTGGGCGAAGATCTCGACGAGCCGCGGGAGCAGGTCGGTGAGACGTTCTACTGGGTGGCGGGGGAGTGCCGGGTGGTCGCGGGGTTGCGCCGTAGGCTGGTCAGGGAGTTCGGCGTTGCACGGAAGCAGATCGCCTTCATGGGCTACTGGAAACGCTGA
- a CDS encoding DUF2185 domain-containing protein, with protein MEFIPKAGACLATRNVIEQKGLVRWMVRGKSQAPADNGWQIMSHIDTSEYLNDPSNWQVADFNDLCTIEPALIGIWDLPVGSDLQIVRDELGIRIVETPTGREIPVEDLYVPPSQRAD; from the coding sequence ATGGAGTTCATCCCCAAGGCCGGGGCTTGCCTGGCCACCCGCAATGTCATTGAGCAAAAGGGGCTGGTGCGGTGGATGGTGCGAGGCAAGTCGCAGGCGCCCGCCGACAACGGCTGGCAGATCATGAGCCACATTGACACCTCCGAATACCTCAACGACCCCTCGAACTGGCAGGTCGCCGACTTCAACGACCTGTGCACCATCGAGCCCGCCCTCATCGGGATCTGGGACCTGCCCGTCGGCTCCGACCTGCAGATAGTCCGCGACGAGCTGGGCATCCGCATCGTGGAAACCCCCACCGGCCGGGAGATCCCTGTGGAGGACCTCTACGTGCCCCCGTCCCAGCGGGCTGACTGA
- a CDS encoding TetR/AcrR family transcriptional regulator: MAPTPRSEARDAFTRQLLTVAHQHLVDNGATGLGMRALARDLNVTPGALYRYVKSRDDLLTLLIVDAYESLGKAVEEAEGRIPRGDHEGRWLAIWRAARTWALEHRNEYGLIYGTPVPGYQAPPETIPAASKISILLARIASEVAPPAGGTPPASGPELAPGLLEDLERVRRWTIEQGLPAKASDEMILTVLRGWTELFGCINMELFGHYVGSIENGPEFLDELAHRSFHELQELARS, encoded by the coding sequence ATGGCACCCACCCCACGCAGCGAGGCCCGCGACGCCTTCACCCGGCAGCTGCTGACGGTCGCGCACCAGCACCTGGTGGACAACGGCGCGACAGGGCTGGGGATGCGCGCCCTCGCTCGCGATCTCAACGTGACGCCTGGCGCCCTGTACCGCTACGTCAAGAGCCGCGATGACCTCCTGACGCTGCTCATCGTCGACGCCTACGAGTCGCTGGGAAAAGCCGTCGAGGAGGCCGAGGGCAGGATCCCACGCGGAGACCACGAGGGTCGCTGGCTGGCGATATGGCGCGCGGCGCGCACCTGGGCGCTGGAGCACCGCAACGAGTACGGCCTGATCTACGGCACCCCGGTCCCCGGATACCAGGCCCCACCGGAGACCATCCCTGCCGCGTCCAAGATCTCCATCCTGCTCGCGCGAATAGCCTCGGAAGTGGCCCCGCCCGCCGGCGGCACTCCCCCGGCGAGCGGGCCGGAGCTGGCCCCAGGCCTGTTGGAGGACCTCGAGAGGGTGCGTCGCTGGACCATCGAACAGGGACTACCCGCGAAAGCCTCGGACGAGATGATCCTGACCGTCCTGAGAGGTTGGACCGAGCTGTTCGGCTGCATCAACATGGAACTCTTCGGCCACTACGTCGGCAGCATCGAGAATGGCCCAGAATTCCTCGACGAACTGGCCCACCGCAGTTTCCACGAACTCCAAGAACTGGCACGGTCCTAA
- a CDS encoding Dps family protein — protein MSTETVNTPYVNLSFTASPALRNNFQRVLVDLIALELVGKQAHWNIVGPNFRDLHLNLDAVVDIARAGADDVAERMRAVNATPDGRPATVVASATVPTAPEGEIFTTDAVAYIVSAIEAVVVTLRDVHGAIDEEDPSSSGIIEDLTTQLEQQAWFLSAEVRKPVH, from the coding sequence ATGAGCACCGAGACTGTCAACACCCCGTATGTCAACCTCTCTTTCACTGCGTCCCCCGCGCTGCGCAACAACTTCCAGCGCGTCCTGGTGGACCTCATCGCCCTTGAGCTGGTCGGCAAGCAGGCCCACTGGAACATCGTCGGCCCGAACTTCCGCGACCTGCACCTGAACCTCGACGCGGTCGTCGACATTGCCCGCGCGGGCGCCGACGACGTGGCCGAGCGGATGCGCGCCGTCAACGCGACCCCCGACGGCCGCCCTGCCACCGTGGTCGCCTCGGCCACCGTGCCCACCGCTCCGGAGGGCGAGATCTTCACAACCGACGCCGTCGCCTACATCGTCTCCGCCATCGAGGCTGTCGTCGTCACCCTGCGTGACGTGCACGGCGCCATCGACGAGGAGGACCCCTCCTCCTCCGGCATCATCGAGGACCTCACCACCCAGCTGGAGCAGCAGGCGTGGTTCCTCTCCGCTGAGGTGCGCAAGCCCGTTCACTGA
- a CDS encoding Fic/DOC family protein has translation MLRNKFTTPGKPYGETDPGKLRALEEGAAAIRLEELAKHPIAGKFDYKHMKAIHRYIFQDVYEWAGQERVAPVGEFMTKTGPDVINYPPGDPTAPQVPYNYYPAGPALTAAAEEQYQRLAYKNLLRGLDRDEFVTELAEVWGELNVVHSFREGNTRSQFVFFSQLAQQAGWQLNPAYFAPGTPGSNDFIAARFHSQATGRNDRLAAVFAREITLFRN, from the coding sequence GTGTTACGCAACAAGTTCACCACGCCAGGCAAGCCCTATGGGGAAACCGACCCAGGAAAACTCCGGGCCCTCGAAGAAGGCGCAGCCGCGATCCGGCTTGAGGAACTTGCCAAGCACCCGATCGCCGGCAAGTTCGATTACAAGCACATGAAAGCGATCCATCGCTACATCTTCCAGGATGTCTATGAATGGGCAGGCCAGGAACGTGTGGCACCGGTAGGAGAGTTCATGACGAAGACCGGTCCCGACGTCATCAACTACCCGCCAGGCGACCCTACAGCACCCCAAGTTCCCTATAATTACTACCCAGCAGGACCAGCATTGACGGCGGCAGCTGAGGAACAGTACCAGCGGCTTGCGTATAAGAACTTGTTGCGTGGTTTGGACCGGGATGAATTCGTAACCGAGCTTGCCGAGGTGTGGGGTGAATTGAACGTCGTCCACAGCTTCCGCGAGGGAAACACCCGTAGCCAATTTGTGTTCTTCTCCCAACTTGCCCAACAAGCCGGCTGGCAACTTAATCCCGCCTACTTCGCCCCCGGCACGCCAGGTAGCAACGACTTTATCGCTGCTCGCTTCCACAGCCAAGCTACCGGGCGCAATGACCGCCTTGCAGCCGTTTTCGCTCGCGAGATCACTCTTTTTCGCAACTGA
- a CDS encoding TetR/AcrR family transcriptional regulator: MPTRSDMKAETQRRVLAEADRLFRERGLAATTVRDIAAASGVSVGTVMAVGDKSALLVKVFDSLIEETHAARRETPPRGGNRVVRVLSLVEPFLQLFASRQELARAYGSILLSGNHSSEIFTRLTKILLAEIRDAISSPGRAPDDLDRQAQALYYAYLGVLFTWATRPTFEGSSIIAELRTTFETICNHKEHE, translated from the coding sequence ATGCCGACCCGCAGCGACATGAAGGCCGAGACCCAGCGGCGAGTGCTGGCCGAGGCCGACCGGCTCTTCCGTGAGCGAGGCCTCGCGGCCACCACCGTGCGCGACATCGCGGCGGCGAGCGGAGTGAGTGTCGGCACGGTCATGGCCGTCGGCGACAAGTCGGCGCTGCTCGTCAAGGTCTTCGACAGCCTGATCGAGGAGACCCACGCCGCCCGCCGCGAGACACCTCCACGCGGCGGCAACCGCGTCGTCCGCGTCCTGAGCCTCGTCGAACCCTTCCTGCAGCTGTTCGCCAGCCGCCAGGAACTAGCACGGGCCTACGGATCGATCCTGCTCTCCGGCAACCACTCGTCCGAGATCTTCACCCGCCTGACCAAGATCCTCCTGGCGGAGATCCGCGACGCCATCAGCAGCCCCGGACGCGCCCCGGACGACCTGGACCGCCAGGCCCAGGCCCTCTACTACGCCTACCTGGGCGTGCTGTTCACCTGGGCCACCCGGCCCACCTTCGAGGGCAGCTCCATCATCGCGGAGCTGCGCACCACTTTCGAAACCATCTGTAATCACAAGGAGCACGAATGA